CTAACTTGTTTAATTCAACAAATGGATCccaccttttttttaaaaaaaaaagaagaagaagagagaattCAATCGTTCCACTTGTGGCAATTTTTTTGAGCACTACATTTAACCAATTTtgtcaaacttttaaaaaaattctAGCTAGGGTCCCCTAAACCAACGTGGCTGCACTAGCACCATAGTCTCACCCAATTAACTTAaataaaaagtttgaaaattttaaataaaataaatatagtaAGAAAAAGCGAActagcacacaataatttaccaTTGACAATAACTTTTATTGTTTCTGAGCTCTTAAACAAATTTTCGAGGGTGTTTTGGGAAAATCAAGACTACTAACCGGGATCGAAAAATCCCGGGATTACATCACACAAATCCCAGATCAATCATCAGGTCAAGTAATATAAAATTAGTCCAGATTAGCATCAATCATTAAAATAAGGTCCATGAATTTCAAGTTAGGGGTAGACTGGTCATTTCGTTATCCCCCGCTCTCCAAAACCCCACCACACTCAACgtatttaatttcttttttttactttttactcTTTGTTTTTTGTCTTAGAAAGAGTGAAAGGATTTCTGTGTAAGGGTCAAATCTTTTCATATATTATTCAATTCGGCAtcgatttttaaatttttttataattataatatttgaaCTGTAAAAAATTATTTAACAAGTTAATTCGTAAAAGTGTTATGTAAAACGGAATTGAAGAAATAATACTTATTTTTAAAAATGGCTCTATTAATTTTAACAAGTGTAGGGAAGAGCCACTGAAATCCAAAATGGCTAAAAAGCAAAGGTGACCTACATGGGCCGGCTTTTAACTATATTTAGCTGGACAGACAAAAACCAACTTATTATCTTCGTCGTCGCTATCTGCAGCTGTAGCTAGTTTCGCTGCTTCTTTCTACTCATCAATCTTCCATTATTTATATACACAAAATACacccttctttttatttttattttacctATACCTACATATACATATACGTAAACCATTTTCAATTCACACAATTATTTAAAGTTTGTTACCATGAGTGAAACCAAAGTGACCCTTGTAGTTTTCTTGCAAGGAAAAACCATTTCTTGACAATAATAGAAGAGAAATTTGAAGATTCCATAGCTAAAAGAAGCAAAAGGgtgttttttttatataaatatttctGGGTCTACcctttttatttataaatttcttGTATTTTAAGAGGTGTGAGATTGACAGGCAGATCCCACCGaaataaattaataaattcaCCACACCCCCCATCTTCATAAAAACCCCTCAGAATTCAccatcttttttttcttctattaTTCATCAGCTGTAATTGCTGCacagaagagaaaaagaagaggagGAGGGGGTTAATAAGAAGAAGTACTAGTAGAAATATAGTAGCAGTACTCCTCTCTTttcttttagaaaaaaaaaaaaaagatgctaGGAGTTTCTGGAATAATAAGCAGTACTAATTCAGGAGGTGATGGAGCTGGCGGAGAAAATCCAGAAAGCGGCGGCGGAGCTGCTAGTGGAGGAAGTAGTGAAATAGCTCTAGGAGGTGGCGCAATTTCAATATCCGGTGGATTTATGACAGAAGAAGATAGAGCAATAAGAAATATGGAAGAAGGAGAGAGGAATTCAGGTGGCGGAAATAGATGGCCAAGACAAGAAACAATAGCTTTGCTGAAAATAAGGTCGGAGATGGACGTTGTTTTTCGAGATTCTAGTCTTAAAGGTCCCTTGTGGGAAGAAGTTTCCAGGTACTATAATTACTAAAATTAAATCATTTGTTGTTACTTTCTTTATTGCTACTTCTTCTCTCATTCTCAACATCATCATCAGTTTCATGATGCACTGAATTGATGGAAACAGAATCtttttttcttcctctttttaggaaaaaaaataatttaaagaatgagtagtatttatttttgggaaaTGAAAAGATAGATCTATGGATCAGAATTCTATTGAATTATTGCTTTTTGATTAAAAGGGTCATTGTTTTTTCAGTTCATTTCACTACAATACAGCAAATTTGAGGGAATTCAGATTCCCTCCGGGTTTTGGGCCAAATTCGGTTTTGCTTTTTTTGGCGTTTTTCTCTGCCAATTCCCAGCAAGAAATTTTGGATACCAATCTATCTTTTATGAGAATTCCAGTTCTATGAACTACTACCTTCTCTCCTTCCTCTCAAATTCAGCAAATAAGATTGATTGGTAATCAAAATCTTATATAAGTAAAAGCAAGATTTATGTTGCACCATGATTTTATTCTCTTAATTCTCCATTGGAGAAAAAATGTGCTTAATTCTGTAGTGTTCCAATAAATTCTTTCCACCTTCTGTTGTCTCTTTCAGTAACATTGTTTAAAAACTCTTCAATTACCTTAATCTTGATTAGTGATTTCTTAATCTTCATGTTTATTTTATGTAGTAAATAGTACTAGTACTACATCGAAATTTGTTTTATTGATGAATTCAATTATGAAGGGATTAAAAAATTGGAGTTTGGTTTTCTTTATTGTACTTGAGTGTTTAATTTACGATTTTCTCTAATACTAATTTTCATCTTTTTGTTTCATTTGCCAACTGCTCAGGAAAATGGCAGACCTCGGTTTCCATCGAAGTGCCAAGAAATGTAAAGAGAAATTCGAGAATGTTTACAAGTATCATAAGAGAACCAAAGATGGTCGAGCTTCTAAAGCAGATGGAAAAACTTATCGTTTCTTTGAACAATTAGAAGCTCTTGAAAACAACCCTTCTTCTCATCATTCTTTATTGCCACCGGCAATGACTTCTTCTCGTCCCCCACCACCTCCTTTGGAAGCAACTCCTATAAATATGGCCATGCCAATGCCATCTGGAAATGCTAATACCATAAATCTTCAACTCCCAACTTCACAACAAGGTACTACTACTGTTACTGTTTCATCAGCGCCACCAAATAATAGTAATATTTTAGTATCTTGTCATCAAAATACAACCTCTCACCAAAATATTCCGTTAAGCTCTTCCATGGCACCATCATCACAACCATCGCCACAACCAGCTAATAATCCCATAAATAATCTTCAAgcaaatacaaattttccatccCATCAGAATATTTCAGCAATGTCGTATTCGACTTCTTCATCTACTTCGTCGGACGAGGATATACAAAGGCGGcataagaagaagaggaaatgGAAGGATTTTTTTGAGAGGTTGATGAAGGATGTGATTGACAAGCAAGAGGATTTGCAAAGAAGGTTTTTGGAGACATTAGAGAAACGGGAGCGTGACCGGACGGTACGAGAAGAAGCTTGGAGAGTACAAGAAGTGGCAAGAATGAATAGGGAACATGATCTTTTAGTCCAAGAAAGATCAATGGCAGCAGCTAAAGATGCAGCTGTTATTTCATTCTTGCAAAAGATAACCGAACAGCAAAACATCCAAATTCCAAGTAACATCAATGTTGCTCCTCCCTCAGCACAAGTACAAATACAATTGCCCAAAAATCCACCACCTCCACCAACGCGTTCACAAGTACTGCAGCAACAAACACAATCAACCATTCTAGTATCACCAGCGCCACCTCAACAATCACCCGCAACACCAGCTCCAATATCATTACCAGTGACGATACCAGCTGCAGTACCAGCACAGTCACTGCCACTAACACCGCCAGTACCAGCTAAGAACGTGGAATTAACACCAAAAAGTGATAATGGGGGTGAGGGTTATACTCCGGCAAGCTCTTCAAGGTGGCCTAAAGCAGAAGTTGAAGCGTTGATTAAGCTTCGAACACAGCTAGATGTTAAGTACCAAGAAAACGGACCAAAAGGGCCGCTCTGGGAGGAGATATCAGCTGGAATGAAGAAACTTGGATACAACAGGAATGCCAAGAGATGCAAAGAGAAATGGGAGAACATCAATAAGTACTTcaagaaagtaaaggaaagtaACAAGAAGAGACCAGAAGATTCCAAGACTTGCCCTTATTTCCACCAACTCGACGCATTGTACAAGGAGAAAGCTAAGAACgaaacttcatcttcttcattCAGTAATCCATCAGCAAGTGGGTTTGCATTAAACCCCGAAAACAACCCAATGATGCCGATCATGGCTCGTCCAGAACAACAATGGCCGCTTCCGCCACATCATCAACAACACCATGAAAGTACCCGAATGGATCACGACCACGAGAGTGATAACATGGATCAAGACGAGGACGAGGAGGACGAGGAAGACGAGGATGAGGAAAATGCGTATGAGATAGTGGCAAACAAACAACAATCATCAATGGCAGCAGCCAACACAGCAACCACCACCACAGCTACTGCTACAACGACAGTTTGAGCGAGCTTAGCACAGATCTCAAAGGGAGAAAGAGAAGAGAAGTGATGTGGGGGCAAAAAGAGCGGAATTTTTAAAAAATGTGGGTAAGTGACTGAACATTGGGAATAGCAAGTGGGTCAACAGATTCTTGCAGGAAAGTGTCAGATTGGATCAGATCTCAGAAAATTCCGGTTGGTATGAGAAGACGGTCACTCTGAAAAATAGCCCATTTGGAGGAAAAGGTGAACAAATTGACACATCATTTAGacttcatttcatttttttttttattgaaactcttttttttttccctttaatTTTGAGTTGGGGATGTTGGTAACGGGGTATAGTGTAGTTTTTGGTGGTATAAGCTTATTTGCACTTCCAttgtttatttattaattatcaaaATAAAGTTTATTGAGGGATGGGgagggaaaagaaaaagagacaTAAAGGGAGAGTTTTAAAGGAATAAAATGAAGGGATAAAGTCTGTAATTTTTTTTAcatcttttttcttttatatatttCCTTTTTGTTCATGGGTGTAAATGTGAGAAATAGTTAAGTAGAATTACATTCTTATTCTCTTTTTTCATTAAATCTTTTGTTGTATTTCCCATGTGCCAAAAGGCTTAgatcttttaatttttttccctTAAAAAATAGTTACTCAATTCATCTTATTGAATTCTTTGATAATCTTGTAGAATGTATTGAAGATTAAATTTTTTCGTCTTCCATCAAAACAAGCACATACAGAAAAATTCATGTACACCAACTTGTGAGGCAACATTTCACCCCAAGTTGCAAAAACAGTTACTAGTAAATTTTTGTACTTTGATTCCCTCATAGAACAAAAGAAGAAAGAGGAATAAACATAACAAATGGGTCCTTGTTGCACATGATATCTAGTAAATGTTAgtattattttttcaattttttttagaacttgttctcttttttttttcttttgtctttttgtaTTATTTCTACAACTATCACATCTCTGATCATTTATTTAAATAGTTTCTTTTTTACTCTTACACAAAAGATCATTGAGTAGAAGTCATCGGAACTAATTCTCATGATCAATGATGTATAAGTTTGGACCAatggttttttaaaaaaaaatctttcccTAGTGTAAATCGGTTCGATAAGGACTGGAGTATGTTAGAAAGTATCTTGTAtatgagtttaagttatatatgtgaataatgtaaaaaaatattatacagtttaatatttataagATAATTATATGTAAGttttttatgataaatatatttattttttaacctaatgaaataataattataaatttAATATAGCAGATTAAAAATACACCGATAGCATAAAATAACTTTAAGTTCGTAAGATAAATTCttcaatataagaaaaatggggcCTCAAGCAATAATAATGCAGCAATAGTATATAGCTACCTATGGAGTGGGGGTCATAGAAACTAGAAAGAAGAGGTTCGAAAAACTTCAAATCATTATAAGTGAAATGTGCATTATTTTCATTCAAGTGTTGACTTTCACATAGCCCACAAAATATAATGGTTGTTCATgtaaagaaagaaataaagaaagaataATGATGATATGGATGgtgtaaaaaaaagaagaagataattaTTGATAAGTAGTGTAGCTAGCTAGTTTATGGAGATGCCTTTTGTTCCTCTTCTCACATGATGTGTAGGGTTAAAGGTATATAGTAGTTTATATATTCCTACTTTCTTGTTTCACTATTTGTTTTTAGTAGTACTCGTTTCAATCCAGTTAAGCATTGTTACAAAAATCCATATCTCAATGATCATATATCTTGCCAATCTACAACTTAACAAAAGAAAATTAGGTATAACTTGCAATTTCTTAGTAAGGCAAATCAATAACCTATAACGAAAATAAAGATCCTCCCTGCAGATAAAATTATGTTTATTTTATTCGTATAATACTTATACGACTTTCTAATGTCAAGAAATAAACATGGTGACCACTCCTATCAAGTTTGAAAGTCTGGGTCTAACGAATGCAAGAGATATGTAAAATAGTGAAATGAGTCGTATGACTGAATGAAAAATAACATAAATCATAATATAACTAGGACAATTATCGAGTTTCTAATATTACGTACCATTCGGAGTTTCCTTTCCTAAATTATTCCACAAACGACATCCTTTAGAAAATAGGAAGCCCTAGAAAGATACATTCAACAGCAATCTCTTGAACTATCATTTGATATGATGTCCAATAACTATGTAATTTCAACAAATAATTCCTACCACAGCTTGTATTTGTATTTGTATTTGTGACAAAGAGAATTACGATGAATAAGAGCTATATAttcttttaaatttaatttatCTATTAACAAGCTTTTAAATAATATGGTCATACAACTTGATATGTCCTTATTTTATACTCTCGGGATAGAAAAAAAATGTGGATGTGCCCTCCAAAAATCTTATGTATTACTAATTGAAATGTGTAAGATCAAGTTTAGTACAAATATAGAACTCAAAATTGATACTCTCCTTAACCACCCCCTCCTCCCCTCACCCCAATTAATCCATTTTGTGCAGTGGGTCCAGAAAATGGGTGTTCAAGATGAATAGTAATATATGACgacaaaaataaattaattctTCTACTATATATTAAACAGTTAACGGTAGTAAAGCAGGGAGTAGTACAACTAGTAAGGTAAAATGATAAGTATTCTTTCATTCTTAATTGGGTATCTTATTCGAGTCCTGAGTATGCAATTATATTTGTTAGAAAATAGTATTTTATCCCAATATAAAATTTTTATAATACAAATTCAAATTTAATCGAACCACAATATGAATATGAGATATAAGATGTTAAAAACacaacaaaaaaagaaagaagtaaaacaggaaatagtaatagtaatagtattAGTAATAGTAGTAGTGTTAAAAGAAGAGCACATGAGAAAGGGGCACACATGCAAAGAGCTGACAACAGCAGAAGCTATTGTTGCTTTCATATTTAAGCCACTTAAGTCTTATCTTCTCCTTTTTTTTGAACTTATCTCACACACTCTCTCATCATATCTAAACCTTCAATACAGTTTTACTAACAATTCCTTTCTGGACAAAATGAATGAAACTTCTAAAGTATAATTTCTCTCTCTAAGAAATTACCAACTCATAtctctatttattttaattacttGTCAGAAAGTCCTAATGTAGTACTAACTCCccgttttatattttaatttaacctattttttttttagtccattccaaaaagaatgatccctttctaaatttggaaataattttacttaaacttacaattctaacCTTAATGAGAAGCTTGTATAAGCACATAAATACTCtggcccctttttgaattgtttaggatcacaaattttaaaagtctttattttttcttcaacTCCGTTCCCCaatcaaacaagttcacataaattagaacggaCGTCGTAGTAATCAGTTTTCTTGGGACCCACATGCCCCACCACACTCCAAAGGAATCTGATCTATTCGGAGTTAATAATTAAAAGACAGCAAGGCATTGTTGTAAGTACATTCACTcatatttttctttcaaaaatatttctctaTCTAACAATTCCACAATTTACAAATGGTATATATGTTTTGAAAAGTTACCTCATTCAAATGGGAGTGTTCGTACATTATTTCTCTTTGATTAATCTGTAACTAAGCCGGCTCTCTAGTCAACTGGTTAAGTAATTAAGAGTAATGTAAAGTGCAAATTAGCGTATTTGTGTAGAAATTAGGAGTCATACCGACATAGCTTATCAAGTGGTCATTACAAGATTAAAATTTAAGGGGTTCACGAGTTTCTAGATTATTGAAAATATAGACACAAGacttaatttattttataaaagtattacttttcaaaaaattatacatatatattgatgatatgatTGAGTAGATGGGTTAAATAGAACCCAATTCTAGTAATATAGGTCCGCATCCGACTATAATGTACGGAATAGAAATAGAAATTAATAGGAAAATAGTCCACTGCGCTACGTATCATTATATAATAAAAAGGGATAAAATCCATGTGTTTGTAATTATTGAGAACTATAGCTTGAAGATTTTTCCTTTGCTGCTTCTAACAGTGATGGAATTAATGAAGAGTTAAAGCTGACCTCATcaaaaccagaaatatactttCGGCTTTATGACATCTTACATGCAAATGGAGTTGAAATATGTACTAAATCTAGATACTAACAAAGAGAAATAAGCAAAAGAGAACTTTGCAGAAGCTCAAAACCCAGCGTAGGTTGACAGTATTTTTTGTTAGTCAGCTTTAGCTTTCCATTTATAGACATAAAGCTCTGTTTGGGAACACTAATGAAAGGCATTTTTTGAAACTCTCTCATTCATTCTAATTTGACTTGGAGATTCATGTTATGTTTGAATTTCAATTCATTTGGATAAATACAAGAGCTCATGTCTCCATCAAGAAGAAAAAGGACTATTTCTAAGTCAAACGTTcaactttataaatattttttttgtataaaaTAGTAAATTGGACTATGTATTAAACAACGTTATTTTCTAAGTTTTGAGTTATAATTAGTGCATGGTTTCCTATTGAAGCGAAAAATAACCATAGTGAccccaaaaaaggaaaaaaataattgttatctctctctctatatatatatataccgattCTGCACTCAAATAATATTAATGATATGAAAGAACTAGACGATTTTCCCCTCACTTCAAATATGATAAtagttgtatttttttatttgattctTTCTTGATCCCCTTTGTTGGATCTATTATTGCTCCTTTGGTGACTGAAGTTGTAGGTGAGGATGCTGACCATCTGAGCAACCTCTCTTGTCCATAATAGTTGTGTTTAATTTCTATGGACTCATGATGTGACAATAATGCATAATTAGACTCAATACATATAACTTAAATCTTATGTTTATAACTAGCAAAGCAAAATATCTAACCATTAAGCGGCAAATACTACTAATTACAATCTCCCAAAATTTTATCTTActaatgaaaatttaaaaaaaccaaAATAGATAGAATATGGAATAAAAGTATATTCTTCGATTTCTTTGGGTAAAAGGAATCTACAAGAGAGTAAGACGGATGATTGATGCAACATAAGTAGACAGTACCGTAAATAATTAACTAGCAAAGCAAAATATTTAAGCATTAAGCAGAAAATACTAATATTACATCACAGTACTGTAAATAATTAAGTGCAGTAAGTAAGAAACATTGGGGGACCTCAATTAGTACAAATATGATGTGTTGGAGGTACCAAATTCAGTTAAATGTACGAAGGCATCTTTAGTTACtgcttttttaaaaataattcacaCACTGCCAAGCAACTAGTACTGCCTAATGCCTACTGCACTTTTACAATTTTGGTACCGGAATTTAAGGttgattttttctttttgagtactTGACAGAATTTGAGGttgatttcttcttctttttgagtatttAAATTTACAACTTTGGCTTTACTATTGACGAGAGATGACATCTTGGCTTTCTAGGTGAAGCCTTCTATCCTTTACCCGCGTT
This region of Nicotiana tomentosiformis chromosome 4, ASM39032v3, whole genome shotgun sequence genomic DNA includes:
- the LOC104110810 gene encoding trihelix transcription factor DF1-like; the encoded protein is MLGVSGIISSTNSGGDGAGGENPESGGGAASGGSSEIALGGGAISISGGFMTEEDRAIRNMEEGERNSGGGNRWPRQETIALLKIRSEMDVVFRDSSLKGPLWEEVSRKMADLGFHRSAKKCKEKFENVYKYHKRTKDGRASKADGKTYRFFEQLEALENNPSSHHSLLPPAMTSSRPPPPPLEATPINMAMPMPSGNANTINLQLPTSQQGTTTVTVSSAPPNNSNILVSCHQNTTSHQNIPLSSSMAPSSQPSPQPANNPINNLQANTNFPSHQNISAMSYSTSSSTSSDEDIQRRHKKKRKWKDFFERLMKDVIDKQEDLQRRFLETLEKRERDRTVREEAWRVQEVARMNREHDLLVQERSMAAAKDAAVISFLQKITEQQNIQIPSNINVAPPSAQVQIQLPKNPPPPPTRSQVLQQQTQSTILVSPAPPQQSPATPAPISLPVTIPAAVPAQSLPLTPPVPAKNVELTPKSDNGGEGYTPASSSRWPKAEVEALIKLRTQLDVKYQENGPKGPLWEEISAGMKKLGYNRNAKRCKEKWENINKYFKKVKESNKKRPEDSKTCPYFHQLDALYKEKAKNETSSSSFSNPSASGFALNPENNPMMPIMARPEQQWPLPPHHQQHHESTRMDHDHESDNMDQDEDEEDEEDEDEENAYEIVANKQQSSMAAANTATTTTATATTTV